From Rutidosis leptorrhynchoides isolate AG116_Rl617_1_P2 chromosome 3, CSIRO_AGI_Rlap_v1, whole genome shotgun sequence, a single genomic window includes:
- the LOC139897675 gene encoding TORTIFOLIA1-like protein 5, with the protein MSLSKRVSLPPQSPPQPQQDLKHRVITCLNKLSDRDTLAVATKELESIVFNLTDDTFAPFLTYVSSTSSSDKSPVRRQCVRILGVLSVTHGDALSPHVSKMLAAVVRRLRDPDSAVRTACVGAVTSIASEITTPSFSSLSKPLVEAVMTEQDQNSQIGSALCLSAAIEASPDPEPVQLQKLLPRVLKMLKSDGFKAKPALLSVIGSIAGAGGTGLNRSFLNSLIPCLVEFLSSDDWAARKAAVEALGRLAVTEKDQLIDFRSSCLSSLENKRFDKVKVVRESMNRTLGLWKDVPGNVDEVPASPQLKCKSALKVPVTIMEASLKEKVTNSTEHSLIQRSSPTTTPSRSPPQNNYKKHNASIARKVDFDKEIGSKVNVPVPKPVSVEVDCKEKFTNDEKRSLTTVEANKNVIIETEKRVISGKTKFGSRVVPFIDDCELDMKKIDNSTEYGYANQKEIQDISRIQKQLVQIETQQSNLLNLLQNFIGNSRSGMNSLETRVNGLEKALDEISYDLAISMGRVPNTDACCMSTEFLSPKYWWRAESSSFSSPRSPFRGTHQLPKDYNPAVSKLGSPTALRGGFGSPGRSLEPLLIARNKKAAEGTNRNFDRFDGGSMANCVQQRI; encoded by the exons ATGTCTCTATCAAAACGAGTCtccttaccaccacaatcaccaccACAACCTCAACAAGATCTCAAACACCGTGTGATCACCTGCCTGAACAAACTTTCCGACCGAGACACTCTCGCCGTCGCTACCAAAGAGCTCGAGTCAATCGTTTTTAATCTCACTGATGATACATTCGCTCCGTTTCTCACGTACGTCAGTTCAACGTCGTCATCTGATAAATCTCCGGTACGGCGGCAATGTGTACGTATTTTAGGCGTTTTGTCTGTGACTCACGGTGACGCTTTGTCTCCGCACGTTTCTAAAATGCTCGCCGCCGTTGTTCGACGCCTACGGGATCCTGACTCCGCCGTACGGACGGCGTGTGTCGGAGCTGTGACGTCAATTGCATCGGAGATTACGACACCGTCGTTTTCATCGTTATCGAAACCGTTAGTTGAAGCGGTCATGACGGAACAGGATCAGAACTCGCAGATCGGATCGGCGTTATGTTTATCCGCTGCGATTGAAGCTTCGCCGGATCCTGAACCGGTGCAATTGCAGAAGTTGCTACCTAGGGTTTTGAAAATGTTAAAATCTGATGGTTTTAAAGCTAAACCGGCTTTGTTGTCTGTTATTGGAAGCATTGCTGGAGCCGGTGGTACCGGTTTAAACCGGAGTTTTTTAAATTCTTTAATTCCGTGTTTGGTTGAGTTTTTGAGTAGTGATGATTGGGCGGCAAGGAAGGCGGCAGTTGAGGCGTTGGGACGGTTAGCTGTTACTGAGAAGGATCAGTTGATTGACTTTAGGTCTTCGTGTCTTTCTTCTTTAGAGAATAAAAGATTCGATAAG GTGAAGGTAGTTCGAGAATCGATGAATCGGACGTTAGGGTTATGGAAGGATGTTCCGGGGAATGTAGATGAAGTTCCTGCGTCACCTCAATTGAAATGCAAGTCAGCTTTAAAAG TACCTGTTACCATTATGGAAGCTTCACTAAAGGAAAAAGTTACAAATAGCACTGAGCATTCTTTGATTCAACGTTCGTCCCCAACTACAACGCCAAGTAGAAGCCCTCCACAGAATAACTACAAGAAACATAATGCTTCTATTGCTAGAAAGGTGGATTTTGACAAAGAAATCGGTTCAAAAGTTAACGTTCCTGTACCCAAACCTGTATCTGTAGAGGTAGATTGTAAAGAAAAGTTTACGAATGATGAAAAGCGATCCCTTACCACAGTGGAAGCTAACAAAAACGTCATCATTGAAACTGAAAAAAGAGTCATCTCTGGTAAAACCAAATTTGGTTCTCGTGTGGTTCCTTTTATTGATGATTGTGAATTGGATATGAAGAAAATTGACAACTCAACTGAATATGGTTATGCAAACCAAAAAGAGATTCAGGATATTTCTCGCATTCAAAAACAGCTTGTTCAGATTGAAACTCAGCAGTCGAATCTCTTAAATCTTTTACAG AATTTCATTGGAAATTCGCGTAGTGGAATGAATTCTTTGGAGACGCGAGTAAACGGACTAGAGAAGGCATTAGATGAAATATCATACGATTTGGCAATATCAATGGGAAGAGTTCCAAACACGGACGCTTGTTGCATGAGTActgaatttttaagtcctaaatattgGTGGAGAGCAGAATCGTCATCATTTTCTAGCCCGAGGTCTCCTTTTCGTGGGACCCACCAATTACCAAAAGACTATAATCCTGCTGTAAGTAAGCTTGGTAGCCCTACAGCTTTAAGAGGTGGGTTTGGAAGCCCAGGGAGAAGTTTAGAGCCGTTATTGATTGCTCGAAATAAAAAAGCTGCAGAAGGTACAAATCGTAACTTTGATAGATTTGACGGGGGCTCTATGGCCAATTGCGTACAGCAGCGAATATAA